The Anopheles moucheti chromosome 3, idAnoMoucSN_F20_07, whole genome shotgun sequence genome contains the following window.
GAAGGATTTCGCATTTGAAGAgcatgtaaaatttaaaaatggtGTGCTTACGATTGGATGCGTCGGTTTTCCGAACGTAGGTAAATCATCGCTACTGAATGCTGTCATGGGTCGGAAGGTAGTAAGCGTAAGTCGCACGCCAGGTCACACGAAACACTTTCAAACGATTTTTCTAACCAACACCGTACGGCTGTGCGATTGTCCGGGTTTGGTGTTTCCTTCCTCCACCCCGCGACGTTTGCAAGTCCTAATGGGAAGTTACCCGATCGCTCAACTGCGCGAACCGTACGGCTCGATACGGTTTCTTGCCGAACGGCTCGATTTGGTGCAGCTACTCACGCTGAAGCATCCGGAAAACGATAATGACGAATGGTCACCGATCGATATTTGTGATGCGTGGGCAATCAAACGAGGATTCCTGACGGCGAAAGCGGCCCGACCCGACACGTACCGAGCGGCAAACAGTATTCTCCGGATGGCACTGGACGGTAAAATCACGCTTTCCCTTAAACCTATCGGCTTCCATCAGCAGAAAGAGAAACTGTCCACAGATCCGGGCCTGGCAAGGGTgaaagaaattcaagcaatcGTCGAGAACGATGGCCACGATGATGAGGACGATTGCTTTTCGGACACGGATACGGAAGATATGGCCGGTGTAAGCAATGACGGCGATAATGAAGAAGACGAAGACCCAAATAGCACGCTTTCTCCACCGGCAAGCTCACGAACAGTAAATCCGTTCGAACTACTCGGCAGTCCAGAGTAAAATTGCACAGTTGAAGATAAATGTTTGGTAACGTGtaaattgtgttttaaatCACGCTTTTAATAAATGTTGAAGTTCATACATTTACTACATTTACTTTTTCTCTCAGTGAACGAACTCGGATATAACATTTTTGAGCTCTTACCATGTTTTCGGGTTTGGGCTTAGCAAATTTGACTCATTTGGGGCACTAGGCAACATGTTTGCTTGGAGTTCCTTGTAGAAAAAATCCGACTTTAATGCGTTTTATgtacaatttcgtttttcTGCATTTTATTCTTCAGTTTaacgttttaaaattttgaaccTAATTTTCGATGCTGCTCCTTTTTCGCTCGATCTTCGAAtttacaccaccaccaaacttGCCTGGCCAAAACAAACTATGGGATTTTGGTCAAAACTCGATCAATAATTTGTCATACCTGTCAAAGGATGGCTCGGaaatttattttgtgttgttaatTCCACAACTTATTGCCAATCCCAAAAGACGTGTAGTGCCCGATTCTGCCCTCAAAACTCCGCGTCATCTGCGCCCATTGAAAATGTGCATTGTGCGGCGATAATAATCTAGTGGCGAGCGTTCGTGTATCACGGCTAAATTTGTTCAGCTGAACAAAACCCCGTCCCGTATGTGCTGACGTCGAAGTTTCGCAACGCGTTTGTTGTGTGCACGAAGGCCACGCAGTTTAAAGCTTTTGTGTTAGCGTTCTTTTTTGTCGTTTGTGCCCAGGATTGCCAGCCAAAAAACGCGTGTCGTCATCTTCCCAAATGGTTGGCAttcgacggcagcagcagcaccaaccaCGTAAACTGCCACTGCCCACAACACATCGAATGCCGTCGTGCGTCGCGCAGAAGGTTGGATAGCGCGGAAAGAATAGGGGATTAGGTGGACGCACGTCCAACCAGCCTCATCGTAAAAACATAGTGTACCGTGCCTTTGCTGTGATCTTCTCTTCCGTTATTCCGAAGTGTTAAAGCTATTTCGTGAATAGGAAAATCGTGCACCACCCCTATGTAGTTATCATACTCGCCTTGCTTGCCCTGTTGTTTAGGGGCCCAAGTCTCCAAGTGTTTTGTCTCGAAAGTGAAATCAGTGATAAAATTTATGCATGTCGCACCCGACTTAAGCCACAGCGGAAGCGTTGCGATCTAAAATATACGAGCCATAGCAACAACAGCGTTCTTCCACACGCGTGTTCCCTCACTTAGGTGCGCTGcacatacccgggtattcaaTGAATAGTTCCGCCGTGATCCTGGGGCAAACGGCTGACCCAGGAACGGGCCTGACCGGGGAGGGTAATACCGAATGGCAGACGTTACACTGCAGCAAAGATGCGCTGACGGATTTGTTCGGCTGGTTCCTGCAGGGCATACTGGCCACTCTCGCCTTTACCTGCCTTATCGGTGAGTAGCAGTTACGGCGCCTCATTAAAGCTTTACCGTTCGCTAATTGGATTATTTGTGAAAGAGAACAGCAGCGCTGGGTACAGCTTACCCGGGGTATGATGCGAGCAGTCTATAGGACAGGTGCCAGGAAAGAAAACCATGACAGGTGAAATGGCGAAACTATTGGCACGAAGGAGGAACAGTAGGCTTTGCAACAACGCACGTTCGAAAGGATCTGATCTATTATGATGTACTCTTTGTCTGTTTCTTTGTCGTTTTTAGACTATACACGTATTTTCAGCCACCCCAAGAATACTTCTTTATTAGTATTTACATAAGTTTTTACCATCCAGGCACGGGTTCATAAAAATCAAGGACAGTAATAGCTGCCTAAGAACTCCGAAGTTTCTAGTACCACAAAAGAAGAGGATTTATTGACTAACATGATTTAGATGTTAGAATTAAACGAAACCGATACACGAGAAAACTTCGCTGGCTGTTGAAGATATTACCGAAAAGCAATTGAAACTGAAAATTATAGAACCTCATATAGGTACATTAGGTATGATAACGTCGAAGGGAATCACCTCCCCTTGTATGCATCATCAAACCAAACATTATATATTATTTCAAGTGCGTGAGAAAAAATATAGCCACCCTACCGCGCATCATCCATTCCCACTCACCCAGTACTTTACTTAGTCAGATGTACGATAAGCGCACTGTTCTCGATCGATTAGGCAATCTGTTGCACTGCCGTAGTGCTAGTTAGTTAATGTTGTAATGAGGCAGAACGTTCGAGAGAAGATCGCAGAAATCTTATTAGGTACCTTTTTGGCCAGACATCTAGGATGTTAgattataaataaatgagGGCAATTAAGcttttacaaaacatttgctTACTTTAAACTACTACTACGTACAGGAATTTCGAGTAGAAAAAATGAAAGGATTCAGTGTACCGTAATATTACCGAATATACATTTCGTAGCTTCAAGAATCCTCAAAGAATCAGGACTCCTCAGGAGGATTCACGACTCTGTTAAGATTCGACAAAAGATTTAAATTACTATTCAATGAAGATTCATATAAATCTTTCTTTTCAAAAGGTTTATTAAGTACAACACTAGTGTTTACTAATCTGTAAATTTAGTGCCGGTTTAACCAATCTTTTCCTTACTCCACAGCAAAACGTTTCTGCGAACCTCAGTACAATCGACGCTCATGGGAGACCTGGTGGTACGACACATCCAAGCAGGGTATCGGTGCCTTGGTGATCCATATGGCCAACGTTTACTTGGCCCCATTATTTCAAGGAGATCCCTGTACCTGGTATGTGTTCCTGTTTCTGAACTTCCACAGCAATCAAGAACTACGTTTACTAatgtgttttgtattttcttttcctgtgTTCCCCCCGTCATATAGGTACATTATTAACTTCCTGTTAGACTCCACGATCGGGTTGTTCATTATTTACATCGGCATTAAAACCTGTCAGTATTTGGCGCGGAAAAAGAAATGGGATGCCATCAATTTCGGGGAATATGGTGAGTTGTATAAAATATTGGAACAAGATATGACGATCAAGAACATCGAAGGTGGGCAACACGTGGCTTATGACGCAGACCAAAAGGCTTGAAGAGCCGGTGTAACGTAATGTAACCATGCCTTCCACAGACGGGTTGTCTAGCATATGCCCATAAGCAGGCCACACGCCAATATAGGTCTCGATCTCGCACACCACTGCAAGGGAATCGATCGGTTCGTGAAGCGATCGACATACGGTGTgttcgtaaaaaaaaccctcttcATTACGCACAGAAACAGTGGCTGGGATGGTGGTTGTGGTTGAAGTGTGTGTGCAAAACCTAACCCACCCGCCTTCCGTCATCGAACTGCAACGCTGCAAACAGTTGTGAGAGAAAGATGCATAGCCTATTGGCGGTTGTATGATTATGAAATAGAAAGTGGtcagctgtttttttcttctctctgttGGTTAAGTTCACGAAAAAGCTTGCGAGGGAACTGATgcggtggaaaaacaaactccGTAATGGCACAAAGATGTATGTTACACTGGTGGCCTAAAGCGGTACTGTGCTGAAGGCGGCATATGAATCAACGCTGACGCCGTACTCATTTGATTACGCTATACAGGCTCGAAGATAGGCTGCAGGGTACCGTTAGCTTGGCAAACAGCTTTATAATACTTATATACGATTCATGTTCGCAGCCGAGCATAAGAAATCATAAAATGAGTTCATATCAGCATAATATCGAAGCgttaaaacgataaaaaagaacCCACAGTAgccaaacagaacaaaaagctGATATCAACAGGCAGTAGTACAAAGTCTCTAATGTACTCACGTTGGGTAACACAAATTCATCTTTTAATCGAATCTATCGTTTCGATATTCAAACACTCTTGTTGTCGCTGGGCATTCCTCATCCTGCTGTTGCAGCTTATCTGAATCCACCGCATCACAGTAACACTTAAAAGGCACGTTGATACGCGGCTGGTTGATAAGGGCATGCAATCGAATTGTTTATATCACGCGTGGTGGCGCAGATGACGCAGACACTATTTACATTGGCTACCTGGCTACCAGGATTGGAGTGGTAGGTTCAAGCTATCGGCGAGTGGTTCATAGGTCTGCCGTATATCAAAGTTAGCTTATGGGTTTCTCCCGTTTCGTAATCCGAGGAAGGAAACTAATCTGTTGGCATATCCTGCCCGAAAATCGTTTAAATAGAATACTATTGCTTTCAAAGGACATTTAAATTTTCACAAAACGTGCAAGAGCGTTATTGTTGTATTTCAATTAGAAATTTTACACATCAAAAGTTGTGACACAAGTATTTACtaaaaaaatgacattaaGAAAGCACATAGTTGAGTGTACGCATGTCTGAACAAGggacataaaaaaagaaatggaaatataTGCATTCAATCTGCAGACTCAGAGGTTCCACCGAGACTTGAACTCGGATCGTTGGATTCAGAGTCCAAAGTGCTAACCATTACACCATGGAACCACGCTGGGAACGGGTCGAATATGACGAAACAAGAATATgtaatgcaaattgcatacatttaggcgccaTCGCACGTTAAACAACAGAGCATCAAGTTTACTAATCGTTACAATGTGTTGTATCCCCTTTCAGGTGCCCCAAAATCTTGGTTTTATCAAACGTGTATCTACGTGTGCCTGATGGTGGTCGTTAAGCTCATAACGACCCTAATCATTCAGTTCGACGTTTGGGACAACGTAAAAAACTTTGTTTTATCACCGTTCAAAGATCCACGGATAGAGCTGGCCGTCGTGATGCTTGTCATACCGTTCTTTGTCAATGTAAGTGGTTTTGGGTTTGGACAGTTTGATCAAGTCTCATTTATACAATGTTTGCTCTCGTTACAGATTCTTATCTTTTGGGTAACAGATAACTTCCTGATGAGACACACGCGCAAAAAGCGCAACACAGCGGCCAGCAGCTCCCATCACGCTCATGGTCGCGAGCACAGTTTGCTGCAAAAAGTAAGGGGCCATTTTCAGCAAAAAACTAACGAACTCTAAACGCCATCTCTTGACGTTGTGTCGTGTAACGTACAAGTAGCATAGCTaggatttgtttgtgtgttgtgtgtggtttttcttatgtttatttttttttcctttcgtacGGTTCCCGCCAGTTCCCGCCAGTAGATTAGTTAGGTTTTATAAGATGCAACTTTTGTCTTTCAAGCTTACCGGTGCTTAGTATTATATATTGTTATGACGAACCTTTTGTCGTACGGGATTCTAGAGATACCGCTCACAGAAAAGACCATTATTCCACACTTAACGATGTTATGATATTAGATTTGTTGGGAATTTTAGTGCCTTAGCTAGCTAGTAAGCCAATCAATTGCTCAATCATTTGATTTCGTGAACGAATTTAAACAAGTTTCGATTGACGAATTTAGTACACCCACCAAGCAATGAAGATAGTGAGAGAACCAGTGCACTGGGCAAAGTATCACACAGTAtgtgtttgatgttgttgataTGGATAGTAGCGACTCCACCGCTGGCTGTAGTATTTCACCCCCAAAGTGAGCTAGACTTCTAGACGAGGTTAGAAACATTCGTTCCCTACGCCCATGTCCTTGGTAGAGTGCACAGCAGGGGTTTTAGTTTTATTCGAATCTCCTTCCCATCCAATACACAATCCACCCAGAATCATTCCCGCCATCCATCCAGTAAATAAATGCGCCCGCTCTTAAACATTTTGCCCGCTTTcgccaaacaaaccaaacccgAGTAACCGAGCTCTCTGACATGAAACCCCATC
Protein-coding sequences here:
- the LOC128300961 gene encoding store-operated calcium entry regulator STIMATE-like; the encoded protein is MNSSAVILGQTADPGTGLTGEGNTEWQTLHCSKDALTDLFGWFLQGILATLAFTCLIAKRFCEPQYNRRSWETWWYDTSKQGIGALVIHMANVYLAPLFQGDPCTWYIINFLLDSTIGLFIIYIGIKTCQYLARKKKWDAINFGEYGAPKSWFYQTCIYVCLMVVVKLITTLIIQFDVWDNVKNFVLSPFKDPRIELAVVMLVIPFFVNILIFWVTDNFLMRHTRKKRNTAASSSHHAHGREHSLLQKVKYKMIHKTKPNDSESDTLLSGDEEILSFSPPNGGGGSGGGGGHGIASNRSVMGRHYHHTHPTPFHHHQHHHAYLQTTSIADGSSTMQPTMGGGSGGGSSSLLTPLDMDTAIILTSTRTSPGPTNRQSTVQQRTSVINI